A window of Hymenobacter aerilatus contains these coding sequences:
- the nusA gene encoding transcription termination factor NusA, with protein sequence MNSNVLIESFAEFARSKNIDRPTMMSILEDVFRTMIRKKYTTDENFDVIINVDQGDLEIWRNREIVDDNSEDIWDFDKIPLSEARKIEADFEVGEEVAEDVKLEDFGRRAVLMARQTLIQRVKDLERDNLYQQYKDMVGEIITGEVYQVWSREALILDKEENELVLPKAEQIPKDRYRKGDPIRAVVHRVDVLNGTPKIILSRAAPAFLERLFELEVPEIYDGLITIKNIVREPGERAKVAVESYDDRIDPVGACVGMKGSRIHAVVRELENENIDVINYTDNLELYIARALSPAKLTSMKINEQTGRVSVFLKPDQVSLAIGRGGANIKLASRLVGMEIDVFRDAGDFEEDIALDEFRDEIEDWILDEFKKIGLDTGRAVLAVSKEDIVRRTELEEETVQDVFRIIRQEFEADEEQTEPTISDDAQ encoded by the coding sequence ATGAACAGCAACGTCCTGATCGAATCGTTTGCCGAGTTTGCCCGATCCAAGAACATCGACCGCCCTACGATGATGAGCATCTTGGAGGACGTGTTTCGTACCATGATCCGCAAGAAGTATACGACCGACGAGAACTTCGACGTCATCATCAATGTGGACCAGGGCGACTTGGAAATCTGGCGCAACCGCGAAATCGTGGACGACAACTCCGAGGATATTTGGGATTTCGATAAGATTCCGCTCTCGGAAGCGCGTAAGATTGAGGCTGACTTTGAGGTAGGCGAGGAAGTAGCCGAGGACGTGAAGCTGGAAGATTTCGGCCGCCGCGCCGTACTAATGGCCCGCCAGACGCTGATTCAGCGTGTGAAAGACCTGGAGCGTGACAACCTCTACCAGCAGTACAAAGACATGGTCGGCGAAATCATCACCGGCGAAGTCTACCAGGTGTGGAGCCGTGAGGCCCTGATCCTAGACAAGGAAGAAAACGAACTGGTGCTGCCTAAGGCGGAGCAGATCCCAAAAGACCGCTACCGCAAGGGCGACCCCATCCGGGCCGTGGTGCACCGCGTGGATGTGCTGAACGGCACGCCCAAGATCATCCTGTCGCGCGCCGCGCCGGCCTTCCTGGAGCGCTTGTTTGAGCTGGAAGTACCCGAGATTTACGATGGTCTTATTACCATCAAAAATATTGTGCGCGAGCCGGGCGAGCGGGCCAAGGTAGCCGTAGAAAGCTACGACGACCGCATCGACCCGGTAGGTGCCTGCGTGGGCATGAAAGGTTCGCGTATCCACGCTGTGGTGCGGGAGCTGGAAAACGAGAATATCGACGTTATCAACTACACCGACAACCTGGAGCTATACATCGCCCGGGCCTTGTCGCCAGCCAAGTTGACTTCGATGAAGATAAACGAACAAACTGGTCGGGTTTCGGTGTTCTTGAAGCCGGACCAAGTGAGCCTAGCCATTGGCCGGGGCGGCGCCAACATTAAACTGGCTTCGCGGCTGGTGGGCATGGAAATCGACGTGTTCCGCGATGCGGGTGACTTCGAAGAAGATATTGCCCTCGACGAGTTCCGCGACGAGATTGAGGACTGGATCCTCGATGAATTCAAGAAAATCGGGCTCGATACCGGCCGCGCCGTATTAGCGGTCAGCAAAGAGGATATCGTGCGGCGCACGGAGCTGGAGGAAGAAACGGTACAAGACGTTTTCCGCATCATCCGCCAGGAATTTGAGGCCGACGAAGAGCAAACAGAACCAACCATTTCCGACGACGCGCAATGA
- a CDS encoding ribosome maturation factor RimP, whose protein sequence is MKFDRDRIAELLQASLPDDANLFVVDLTVSDAIRPKVTVTLDGEQGVGIEECAQVSRRLARRIEEAYGEEASYTLEVTSPGADQPLTDPRQYTRHVGRSLALKLTDGTEKTGVLEETTPDGIQLAEVVKEKNKKKTLPAAHIPFADIAEAKVVISFK, encoded by the coding sequence ATGAAGTTTGACCGTGACCGTATCGCCGAGCTGTTGCAAGCGAGCCTGCCTGACGACGCCAACCTTTTCGTGGTGGACCTGACGGTTTCGGATGCCATTCGGCCTAAAGTCACCGTTACGCTGGATGGCGAACAAGGGGTAGGAATTGAGGAATGCGCGCAGGTGAGCCGCCGGCTGGCCCGCCGCATCGAAGAGGCATACGGCGAGGAAGCCAGCTACACCCTGGAAGTTACCTCGCCCGGCGCTGATCAGCCTCTTACCGACCCGCGCCAGTACACCCGACACGTGGGCCGCTCCCTGGCTCTGAAGCTCACCGATGGCACCGAGAAAACCGGTGTGTTGGAAGAAACCACCCCCGATGGCATTCAGCTGGCGGAGGTAGTGAAAGAAAAGAATAAAAAGAAAACCCTACCCGCTGCCCATATTCCGTTTGCGGACATTGCGGAAGCCAAAGTGGTTATTTCGTTTAAGTAA
- a CDS encoding DUF7948 domain-containing protein, with translation MLISTLRTTLCTLFIGLIPSALPALASATPDARTLEFVENRGQWNDQAAFAAELPAGRLFLSPTRFTYAFVDPAALRAHHDHVAGQVTDQVRAHAYTVEFVGANPDAVLTGEEPTAGQRNYFLGNQEERWASAAHGYHTVRYEKLYPGIGMRLYENTRQLLEYDFTVQPGAQAEQISLRYDGAQLRLDHGNLIITTSVGHVTEQAPQAWQERNGRRVAVPVAFVLTGNTLTFRLGKYDHHLPLIIDPTLEFSSFTGSTADNWGFTATYDAQGNMYSGGTVFALGFPVSRGAYSTTWSGNTDIGIIKYNTSASGTAARLYATYIGGSGAEVPQSLVVNPQGELVILGSTSSGNFPTSAGAYDRTYNGGTTFTPDPGLDYPGGSDIIISKLSANGSELLASTYLGSSANDGILERTADGLVQNYGDQFRGDITTDAEGNVYLASSTTGTNFPATGFQQRMGGGISDAVICKFSTDLRTLVWSTYLGGAGTDAAYSIQVDKAHAVFVCGGTASSALPGTTGSYLPTRQGGIDGFAARISPNGITLERLTYLGTSSTDQAYFLQLDGDENVYVLGQTRGRLTATAGVYSVPNGHQFVQKLNHDLTRSEYVSTFGSGAADPNISPTAFLVDECERIYISGWGGNTNYSGNTNGLPTTANALQKDTDGSDFYLAQFTPGMARLEYATFFGGTGRFGEHVDGGTSRFDKRGVVYQAVCGGCGGSSSFPVPPGASTYSSTNRSSNCNNAAFKIDFLPVRSNPGPVRYVCASAAPMTLGGTPAGGTWSGPGVTRTASGSYQFSPANLSAGSYLLTYAAPVIGTCVSRTTVRYVVTGTVPVALTAMPTMCVSSTAALPLAANVAGGTWSGPGVANNSFIPSRAGAGTHTLTYSLSDTVSCTVSTMAVTVQPLPTITTNPAITLCADQLQAFQLPAASPAGGTWSGTGVSSSGMFTPPDTQGKGANITLTYRYTTPDGCANTGAQQVVLTPLSASNVALSVPECTAAPQYAGLAPFTVQFEPVLPGGSYEWDFGDNTKSTDPSPSHEYTKGGSYRVKLTARYANCVVVTQFAPVEVGDVFVPNIFTPNDDNVNEAFVPRFSCQPAALTMFNRWGTKVYETETYRNDWHADNLPDGVYYYHLRDTAGRTAKGWVEVRR, from the coding sequence ATGCTTATTTCTACGCTACGCACTACCCTGTGCACCCTTTTTATTGGTTTGATTCCCAGCGCCCTACCAGCTTTAGCTTCGGCCACGCCAGATGCACGCACACTGGAGTTTGTGGAAAACCGCGGGCAGTGGAACGACCAAGCCGCTTTTGCGGCCGAGCTACCGGCCGGACGGCTGTTTCTGAGCCCTACCCGCTTCACCTACGCCTTTGTAGACCCCGCCGCCCTGCGCGCCCACCACGACCACGTAGCCGGGCAGGTGACTGACCAGGTACGCGCTCATGCCTATACCGTGGAGTTTGTGGGGGCCAATCCCGATGCCGTGCTGACTGGCGAAGAACCCACCGCTGGGCAGCGCAACTACTTCCTAGGCAACCAGGAGGAACGCTGGGCCAGTGCCGCGCACGGCTACCATACAGTGCGCTACGAGAAGCTGTACCCCGGCATTGGCATGCGGCTATATGAAAACACCCGTCAACTACTGGAATACGACTTCACGGTGCAGCCCGGCGCCCAAGCCGAGCAAATCAGTCTGCGCTACGACGGAGCCCAACTGCGCCTCGACCACGGCAACTTGATAATTACGACTAGCGTGGGCCACGTGACGGAGCAGGCGCCGCAGGCCTGGCAGGAGCGCAACGGCCGGCGCGTGGCCGTGCCGGTAGCCTTTGTGCTGACGGGCAATACGCTCACGTTTCGGCTGGGCAAGTACGACCACCACCTGCCGCTCATTATCGATCCTACCCTGGAGTTTTCATCGTTTACCGGCTCCACGGCCGACAACTGGGGTTTCACGGCCACCTACGATGCGCAGGGCAACATGTACTCGGGCGGTACTGTCTTCGCCCTGGGCTTTCCGGTATCGCGCGGGGCGTATAGCACCACCTGGAGCGGCAACACCGACATTGGCATCATCAAATACAACACCAGCGCGAGCGGCACCGCTGCCCGGCTATACGCTACGTATATAGGAGGTAGCGGGGCCGAGGTACCGCAGAGCCTGGTGGTAAACCCGCAGGGCGAGCTGGTGATACTGGGCTCTACTAGCTCTGGCAACTTCCCGACCAGCGCCGGTGCCTACGACCGCACCTACAACGGCGGCACTACCTTCACCCCCGATCCGGGCCTAGACTACCCCGGCGGCTCCGACATTATCATCAGTAAGCTTAGCGCCAATGGTAGTGAGCTGTTGGCCTCTACCTACCTAGGCAGCTCCGCCAACGACGGCATTTTGGAGCGCACCGCCGATGGCCTGGTGCAAAACTACGGCGACCAGTTCCGGGGCGACATCACCACCGATGCTGAGGGCAATGTGTACCTGGCTTCTTCTACCACTGGCACCAACTTTCCGGCCACGGGCTTTCAACAGCGCATGGGGGGCGGTATTTCCGATGCCGTCATCTGCAAGTTTTCAACTGATCTGCGCACGTTGGTGTGGAGCACTTATCTGGGCGGCGCTGGCACCGATGCGGCCTACTCTATTCAAGTAGATAAGGCACACGCCGTTTTTGTCTGCGGCGGCACGGCCAGCAGCGCCCTACCTGGCACCACGGGCAGCTACCTCCCCACCCGCCAGGGTGGTATCGATGGATTTGCAGCCCGCATCAGCCCCAATGGAATTACCCTGGAGCGCCTCACCTACCTGGGCACCAGTTCTACCGACCAAGCGTATTTTCTACAGCTCGATGGCGATGAGAACGTGTATGTGCTGGGCCAAACGCGCGGCCGACTAACGGCTACTGCGGGCGTATATAGTGTACCGAACGGGCACCAGTTTGTGCAGAAGCTCAACCACGACCTCACCCGCAGCGAGTACGTCAGCACCTTCGGCTCAGGCGCGGCTGATCCCAATATTTCGCCCACGGCCTTTCTGGTGGACGAGTGCGAGCGAATTTACATCAGCGGTTGGGGCGGTAACACTAACTACAGCGGCAACACCAACGGCCTGCCCACAACGGCCAATGCCCTACAAAAAGACACCGATGGCTCCGACTTCTACCTGGCCCAGTTCACGCCGGGCATGGCGCGGCTGGAGTATGCTACTTTTTTCGGGGGCACAGGCCGCTTCGGGGAGCACGTAGATGGGGGCACTTCGCGCTTCGATAAGCGAGGAGTGGTATACCAAGCCGTATGCGGTGGTTGTGGGGGCAGTTCCAGCTTTCCAGTTCCGCCTGGCGCCAGCACGTACTCCAGCACCAACCGCAGTAGCAACTGCAACAATGCCGCGTTCAAGATTGACTTCCTGCCGGTGCGCTCCAACCCTGGCCCGGTGCGCTACGTGTGCGCCAGCGCTGCCCCTATGACGCTAGGCGGCACGCCGGCTGGCGGCACCTGGAGCGGGCCCGGCGTGACGCGCACTGCTTCGGGCTCTTACCAGTTCTCACCGGCCAACCTAAGCGCGGGCTCCTACTTGCTCACTTACGCGGCCCCTGTCATCGGCACTTGCGTAAGCCGCACCACCGTACGCTACGTGGTAACGGGCACGGTGCCTGTCGCGCTAACGGCCATGCCCACTATGTGCGTCAGCAGCACGGCTGCCCTACCCCTTGCGGCCAACGTAGCCGGGGGTACCTGGAGCGGCCCCGGCGTTGCCAATAACAGCTTCATACCCAGTCGGGCCGGTGCGGGCACGCATACCCTCACCTACTCTCTTTCCGACACAGTGAGTTGCACGGTGTCCACCATGGCTGTCACCGTGCAGCCACTCCCTACTATTACCACCAACCCGGCAATTACGCTCTGCGCCGATCAGCTGCAAGCGTTTCAGCTGCCGGCAGCTTCCCCAGCTGGAGGCACCTGGAGCGGCACCGGCGTGTCGTCGAGCGGCATGTTTACGCCACCCGATACCCAGGGCAAAGGTGCTAACATCACGCTCACCTACCGCTACACTACCCCCGATGGCTGCGCAAATACCGGTGCCCAACAGGTGGTACTGACTCCCCTTTCCGCCTCCAATGTGGCCCTAAGTGTACCCGAATGCACCGCTGCACCCCAGTATGCGGGCTTGGCACCATTCACGGTACAATTTGAGCCGGTGCTGCCTGGCGGCAGCTATGAGTGGGACTTTGGCGACAATACGAAATCTACTGACCCCAGCCCCAGCCACGAGTATACTAAAGGCGGCAGCTACCGCGTGAAGCTGACTGCCCGCTACGCCAACTGCGTAGTGGTAACGCAATTTGCGCCGGTGGAAGTGGGCGACGTGTTTGTACCTAATATTTTCACTCCCAACGACGACAACGTAAACGAAGCCTTTGTGCCTCGCTTCAGTTGCCAGCCGGCTGCATTAACAATGTTCAACCGTTGGGGCACCAAAGTGTACGAAACCGAGACGTACCGCAACGACTGGCACGCCGACAACCTACCCGATGGAGTATACTATTACCACCTACGCGATACGGCCGGACGCACAGCCAAAGGGTGGGTAGAAGTCAGGCGCTGA
- a CDS encoding endonuclease/exonuclease/phosphatase family protein: MRRSFAFKSTLLIILWVLAAIACVQVPARTFWPAAFGALTLPVALGFNVGALLYWLLRSWRVAVLPLLVAVLTWPHFQRGLALHPLHVVPPTSAPGQSVGVLSANVRIFNVYPQLRDGGLNSSRKLIEWIATNPADIICLQEFYNEPKATQDGDVFNAVRRIGPEQAREVFVSKTLTNGIGGEFGLAIFSRFPIVHRGTVSFGKLTQNHAMFADVRLPSGDTVRVFNFHLQSMSMEERDIVDSYSSKAGFERKSRGLLARFRRGMVSRSVQIDSLVHRFERSPYPLLLCADLNDLPYSYSYDQLADRYQNAWASIGNGVGATYNGRLPFVRIDNQFVSSEWTIDDVQVHREVPYSDHFPLTARYRLHAPAPSE; this comes from the coding sequence GTGCGTCGTTCCTTCGCTTTTAAGTCTACCCTGCTCATCATCCTGTGGGTGCTGGCGGCCATTGCCTGCGTGCAGGTGCCAGCCCGCACCTTCTGGCCCGCGGCGTTTGGCGCCCTCACCTTACCAGTAGCGTTGGGCTTCAATGTAGGTGCCCTACTTTACTGGCTGCTGCGTAGCTGGCGGGTGGCGGTGCTGCCGCTGCTGGTGGCGGTGCTCACGTGGCCGCACTTTCAGCGCGGCCTAGCCCTGCACCCGCTGCACGTGGTGCCGCCTACTAGCGCGCCGGGGCAGTCGGTGGGCGTGCTGAGCGCCAATGTGCGCATTTTCAACGTGTACCCGCAGCTGCGCGACGGCGGCCTGAATTCCTCCCGCAAGCTGATTGAGTGGATTGCCACCAACCCGGCCGATATTATTTGTCTGCAAGAATTTTACAACGAGCCCAAAGCCACCCAGGATGGCGACGTGTTCAATGCTGTGCGGCGCATCGGGCCGGAGCAGGCTAGGGAGGTGTTTGTATCCAAGACGCTGACCAACGGCATTGGGGGCGAGTTTGGCCTGGCCATTTTTTCACGCTTCCCGATTGTACATCGGGGTACAGTTTCCTTCGGCAAGCTCACGCAAAACCACGCCATGTTTGCCGACGTGCGCCTACCCTCCGGCGACACGGTGCGGGTGTTCAACTTTCACCTGCAAAGCATGAGCATGGAGGAGCGCGACATTGTGGATAGCTACTCCAGCAAGGCTGGTTTTGAGCGGAAAAGCCGGGGGCTGCTGGCGCGGTTCCGGCGCGGCATGGTGTCGCGTAGCGTGCAGATCGACTCGCTCGTGCACCGCTTCGAGCGCAGCCCTTACCCCCTGCTGCTCTGCGCCGACCTCAACGACCTTCCCTACAGCTACAGCTACGACCAACTGGCCGACCGCTACCAGAATGCTTGGGCAAGCATCGGCAATGGGGTAGGGGCTACCTACAACGGCCGCCTACCCTTCGTGCGCATCGACAACCAGTTTGTGAGTTCCGAGTGGACTATTGATGATGTACAGGTGCATCGCGAGGTGCCCTATTCTGACCACTTCCCCCTCACGGCTCGCTACCGGTTGCACGCGCCAGCACCATCTGAGTAG
- the cysS gene encoding cysteine--tRNA ligase translates to MEHPLSLYNTLTRRKAPFEPLHAPFVGVYLCGPTVYSEAHLGNARGPVVFDVLTRYLRYLGYTVRYVRNITDVGHLESDADEGEDKLAKKARAQQLEPMQVAETYAHRYHHHMAQLGNLPPDIEPRASGHITEQITMIEEIIANGFAYEVNGSVYFDVPTYNENHNYGKLSNRNIDELLAGTRDNLAGQSEKRSPLDFALWKNASPEHIMRWPSPWGEGFPGWHLECSAMSRKYLGREFDIHGGGLDLMFPHHECEIAQSQASHSHTDESQVWMHNNMITVNGTKMSKSTGNFITLTDLFAGTTEALGQVYSPMVVRFFLLQAHYRSPVDVTEEGLQAARKGYRKLMNGLRLLDKLALPEGTERAADTEKADSELRKMTQDCFVGLNDDLNTARCVASLFNVLRKLNGYGANLATLANVSEAALLETTAAYRALVTDILGLADEPRADAEQLLHLTLHFYQEAKAAKDYAKVDEIRAALKAQGIVVKDTKAGVDWAYSEE, encoded by the coding sequence ATGGAGCATCCGCTTTCCCTCTACAATACTCTCACGCGCCGCAAGGCCCCGTTCGAACCCCTACACGCGCCGTTTGTGGGCGTGTACCTATGCGGTCCTACCGTGTACAGTGAGGCACACTTGGGCAATGCCCGTGGCCCGGTGGTGTTTGATGTACTGACGCGCTACCTGCGCTACCTCGGCTACACTGTGCGCTACGTGCGCAACATCACTGACGTGGGGCACCTCGAAAGCGACGCCGACGAGGGCGAAGACAAGCTGGCCAAAAAAGCCCGCGCCCAGCAACTAGAGCCCATGCAGGTGGCCGAAACCTACGCCCACCGCTACCACCACCACATGGCGCAGCTCGGCAACCTGCCCCCCGACATAGAGCCCCGCGCCTCTGGCCACATCACCGAGCAAATCACGATGATTGAGGAAATCATTGCCAACGGGTTTGCCTACGAGGTGAACGGCTCGGTGTATTTCGACGTGCCTACCTATAACGAGAACCACAACTACGGCAAGCTTTCCAACCGAAACATAGACGAACTGCTAGCCGGCACCCGCGACAACTTGGCAGGCCAGAGCGAAAAACGCTCCCCGCTGGATTTTGCGCTCTGGAAAAACGCTTCGCCTGAGCATATCATGCGCTGGCCTTCGCCTTGGGGCGAAGGCTTCCCTGGCTGGCACCTGGAGTGCTCGGCTATGAGCCGTAAGTACTTGGGTAGGGAGTTCGACATCCACGGCGGTGGGTTGGACCTGATGTTTCCGCACCACGAGTGCGAAATCGCGCAGAGCCAGGCCAGTCACTCGCACACCGACGAGTCGCAGGTGTGGATGCACAACAACATGATTACGGTGAACGGCACGAAGATGAGCAAGTCGACGGGCAACTTCATCACCCTTACCGATTTGTTTGCGGGTACCACCGAGGCCTTGGGGCAGGTATACTCGCCCATGGTGGTGCGCTTTTTCCTGCTGCAAGCCCACTACCGCTCGCCCGTGGATGTGACGGAGGAAGGCCTACAGGCCGCCCGCAAAGGCTACCGCAAGCTTATGAACGGCCTGCGCCTGCTCGACAAGCTGGCCCTACCCGAAGGCACCGAGCGCGCCGCCGACACCGAAAAAGCCGACTCCGAGCTGCGCAAGATGACACAGGACTGCTTTGTAGGCCTCAACGACGACCTGAACACGGCCCGCTGCGTGGCAAGTCTATTTAATGTGCTACGCAAGCTGAACGGCTACGGCGCCAACCTGGCTACCCTCGCCAACGTGAGCGAGGCCGCGCTACTGGAAACTACCGCCGCCTACCGTGCGTTGGTGACTGACATTCTGGGCCTGGCCGACGAGCCCCGCGCCGACGCCGAGCAACTGCTGCACCTCACGCTGCACTTCTACCAGGAAGCCAAAGCTGCCAAAGACTACGCAAAAGTGGACGAAATTCGGGCTGCACTCAAAGCGCAGGGTATCGTGGTGAAAGACACAAAAGCGGGCGTTGATTGGGCGTACAGCGAAGAATAA
- a CDS encoding M28 family peptidase — protein MTSKFSWLVPALALLLFVAGCKKDNQAENTATAPETPALPKAPAFNADSAYAYTAKQVAFGPRVPNSKAHVATGNWIVDKFKGFGLSVREQPFEAMAFDGKMLRSRNIIAQFNPQAGRRVAIFAHWDTRPFADKDKEKKNAPLDGASDGASGVGIALEMARLLSIQPDSLAPNVGVDFILFDAEDYGYDESTQSELKNRITDGTDSWCLGSQYWAKNKVPANYNPSYGILLDMVGAQNAKFSREELSVQSAKDVVDKVWNMASNLGYSDYFLFQSAPGIDDDHVYTNQAGVRTIDIIDHLPVGDAYFPAYHHTTQDNMSIIDKRTLKAVGQTVLTTIYGE, from the coding sequence ATGACTTCAAAATTCTCCTGGCTGGTCCCCGCGCTGGCGTTGCTGCTGTTCGTAGCGGGTTGTAAGAAAGACAACCAGGCCGAAAACACTGCTACCGCGCCCGAAACGCCTGCCCTACCCAAAGCGCCTGCGTTCAACGCCGACTCGGCCTATGCCTACACAGCCAAGCAGGTAGCGTTTGGGCCACGTGTGCCCAACTCCAAAGCTCACGTAGCTACTGGCAACTGGATTGTGGATAAGTTTAAAGGCTTTGGGTTGAGCGTGCGCGAGCAGCCGTTTGAGGCCATGGCCTTTGATGGCAAAATGCTGCGTAGCCGTAACATCATTGCCCAGTTCAACCCGCAAGCCGGGCGGCGCGTGGCGATATTCGCGCACTGGGATACGCGCCCCTTTGCTGATAAAGACAAAGAGAAAAAGAACGCCCCGCTCGACGGGGCCAGCGATGGCGCCAGTGGCGTAGGCATTGCCCTAGAAATGGCCCGCTTGCTCAGCATCCAGCCCGATAGCCTGGCGCCCAACGTGGGGGTTGATTTCATCTTGTTCGACGCCGAAGACTATGGCTACGACGAATCCACGCAGAGTGAGCTGAAGAACCGCATCACTGATGGTACCGACAGCTGGTGCTTGGGCTCGCAGTACTGGGCCAAAAACAAGGTGCCGGCCAACTACAACCCCAGCTACGGTATTTTGCTGGATATGGTAGGCGCTCAGAACGCTAAGTTCAGCCGGGAGGAGCTGTCGGTGCAAAGCGCTAAGGATGTAGTGGATAAAGTGTGGAACATGGCCTCCAACCTCGGCTATTCCGACTATTTCCTGTTTCAGAGCGCCCCTGGCATCGACGACGACCACGTATATACCAACCAGGCCGGCGTACGCACCATCGACATTATCGACCACCTACCTGTGGGCGACGCATACTTCCCCGCCTACCATCACACCACTCAGGATAACATGAGCATCATCGACAAGCGCACGCTGAAAGCCGTGGGCCAAACGGTGCTGACCACGATTTACGGAGAGTAG
- a CDS encoding DUF4260 domain-containing protein, protein MKKLLKLEELAELLAATLIFAHLPYAWWWLPALFLVPDLSMLGYLAGPRAGAFAYNLLHHKALAITISLAGWLLGQPLWLLAGSVLLFHSAFDRLLGYGLKYSSGFKDTHLENLGQRVSAAA, encoded by the coding sequence ATGAAAAAGCTGCTGAAACTAGAGGAACTAGCCGAGCTATTGGCTGCTACGCTCATATTTGCTCACCTACCCTACGCGTGGTGGTGGCTACCAGCGCTGTTCTTGGTGCCCGACCTGAGCATGCTGGGCTATTTGGCTGGTCCGCGCGCGGGCGCTTTCGCGTATAATCTACTGCATCACAAAGCCTTGGCAATAACCATTAGCTTGGCAGGCTGGCTACTGGGTCAGCCGTTGTGGCTGCTAGCGGGTAGTGTCCTGCTGTTTCATTCTGCCTTTGATCGGCTGCTGGGCTACGGCCTGAAATATTCTTCCGGTTTTAAAGATACGCACCTGGAAAACCTCGGCCAGAGGGTCTCTGCAGCCGCCTAA
- a CDS encoding Crp/Fnr family transcriptional regulator: MHPLRTYIHRFVSLTDAEWAPLAASLSQRHLPRRQSFVVQGQPSSDVALVLTGTCRLFYTRPDGEERTTYFFFENHLMASYLSCLTGQVSPFGIEALVPTEIAVLPYAVLRDLYDQYPVYERFGRLMAEYHLLGTDARLAEQLLLSAEQRYVELLSSHKTKILERIPQQYIASYLGVTPVTLSRIRARLQAGDERIS; this comes from the coding sequence ATGCACCCACTGCGCACCTACATCCACCGGTTTGTATCACTCACGGATGCAGAATGGGCGCCTTTGGCCGCTTCACTTAGTCAGCGCCACTTGCCGCGTCGTCAATCCTTCGTTGTGCAGGGGCAGCCGTCGTCGGATGTGGCCTTGGTGCTCACAGGCACCTGCCGGCTTTTTTACACTCGACCTGATGGCGAGGAACGTACTACGTATTTCTTTTTCGAGAACCACCTGATGGCTTCTTATCTGAGTTGCCTTACTGGTCAGGTTAGCCCGTTTGGTATTGAGGCGCTAGTCCCCACAGAAATAGCAGTTCTTCCCTACGCCGTACTGCGTGACCTGTATGACCAGTACCCGGTGTATGAGCGATTTGGGCGGCTTATGGCTGAGTATCACCTCCTAGGCACCGATGCCCGCTTGGCGGAACAGCTTCTACTCAGCGCTGAGCAACGATATGTAGAATTGCTTAGCAGCCATAAAACCAAGATTCTGGAACGGATTCCGCAGCAGTACATTGCCTCTTACCTGGGGGTTACGCCCGTGACGCTGAGCCGCATCCGGGCACGGCTCCAGGCTGGAGATGAACGAATTTCTTAG
- a CDS encoding S66 peptidase family protein has translation MPTLPPALHPGDRVAIVCTARKASHEELAAAVETLTTWGLEVVLGASTNVAQHQFGGSDEVRRQDLQEMLDRPDIRAILVARGGYGTTRILDQVDFSNFATHPKWVAGFSDITALNCHLLALGHASIHGVMPLLFHQPGGEASLESLRRTLFGEPVSYAVPAHPFNRLGTAEGELVGGNLSMLQTIAGTASDVSTAGRILFLEDVEEYLYSIDRMLVHLDRTGKLRNLTGLVVGHFSAPQDNTVPFGQTPEEIIATYASKYDFPVAYGFPVGHEPENMALVVGRRARLVVEANGVQLLYL, from the coding sequence ATGCCTACCCTCCCTCCTGCCCTACACCCCGGCGACCGAGTAGCCATTGTGTGCACTGCTCGCAAAGCCTCGCACGAAGAACTAGCCGCCGCCGTAGAAACCCTCACTACCTGGGGGCTGGAGGTAGTATTGGGCGCCTCGACTAACGTGGCACAGCACCAGTTTGGCGGCTCCGATGAAGTGCGGCGGCAGGACCTGCAAGAGATGCTGGACCGCCCCGATATCCGCGCCATTTTGGTGGCGCGGGGCGGCTACGGCACCACCCGCATCCTTGACCAAGTAGACTTTTCCAACTTTGCCACTCATCCCAAATGGGTAGCCGGCTTCAGCGACATCACGGCCCTAAATTGCCATTTGCTGGCGCTAGGCCACGCGAGCATTCACGGCGTGATGCCGCTGCTGTTTCACCAACCGGGTGGCGAGGCATCGTTGGAAAGCTTACGGCGCACGCTGTTTGGGGAGCCGGTTTCGTACGCTGTGCCTGCGCACCCGTTCAACCGCCTAGGTACTGCCGAAGGCGAGCTGGTAGGCGGCAACCTTAGCATGCTCCAGACCATTGCTGGCACCGCTTCCGATGTTTCTACGGCTGGCCGCATCTTGTTTCTGGAAGACGTAGAGGAATACCTCTACAGCATCGACCGGATGCTGGTGCACCTCGACCGCACCGGCAAGCTGCGTAATCTGACGGGGCTGGTGGTCGGCCATTTCTCAGCCCCCCAGGATAACACGGTACCTTTCGGGCAAACGCCCGAAGAAATCATTGCGACTTACGCCAGCAAATACGATTTTCCGGTGGCGTACGGCTTTCCCGTTGGTCACGAGCCCGAAAATATGGCACTGGTAGTAGGGCGCCGGGCAAGGTTAGTCGTCGAGGCGAACGGAGTACAGTTGCTATACCTGTAA